One stretch of Flavobacteriales bacterium DNA includes these proteins:
- a CDS encoding NADP-dependent malic enzyme yields the protein MMKIRRKEALDYHSNGKKGKIEVTPTKPYSTQRDLSLAYSPGVAEPCIEIEKDRSKVYDYTAKGNLVAVISNGTAVLGLGNIGPEASKPVMEGKGLLFKIYADLDVFDIEVDATDIDKFVDTVKAISPTFGGINLEDIKAPEAFEIEERLKKELNIPIMHDDQHGTAIISSAALLNALELCGKNIADIQVLVSGAGAAAISCAKLYISLGVKKENILLFDSKGPITTKRKNLDQQKQYFAIDTSIETLEEAFKQTDVFLGLSKGDIVNKEMIASMPPNPIVFALANPNPEISYKDATSVREDIIMATGRSDNPNQVNNVLGFPYIFRGALDVRATGINEEMKLAAVRAIADLAKEPIPEEVNEAYDEKNLSFGKEHIIPKPVDPRLIYWVSPAVAQAAMDSGIAQAPIEDIEAYKEKLMVRLGLDNKLIKNITERAKRNPKKVVFAEADHYKILKAAQIARDEGIALPVLLGKRERIEQMIEEFGLELSNCEIIDPREDAELERRNRYADLLFEHRQRRGMTLYECRKAMKERNYFGSAMVEMGEADALISGLTRNYRDTIRPALQVIGVDEGINKIAGMYILMTKKGPYFFADTTVNPNPTAEEIADITLLTAKIVRRFKVQPRIAMLSYSNFGSSEGEDSIKMRNATKLLHERHPNLIVDGEIQANFALNKELMNDYFSFSQLANRSTNTFIFPNLSAGNIAYKMVQEMAEAEAIGPILMGMKKPVHVLQIGSSVREILNMVTVAVADVQTRK from the coding sequence ATTATGAAAATAAGAAGAAAAGAGGCGTTAGATTATCATAGTAATGGTAAAAAAGGAAAAATAGAGGTAACACCTACTAAACCGTACAGTACTCAAAGAGATTTATCATTAGCATATTCTCCAGGAGTAGCAGAACCGTGTATCGAAATTGAAAAAGACAGGAGTAAAGTTTATGATTATACAGCTAAAGGCAATTTAGTTGCAGTAATCTCGAACGGAACGGCTGTTTTAGGGTTAGGGAACATAGGACCTGAAGCCTCCAAACCAGTAATGGAAGGTAAAGGTCTTCTATTCAAAATATATGCCGATCTTGATGTTTTTGATATAGAAGTAGATGCCACTGACATTGATAAATTTGTAGATACAGTGAAAGCTATTTCACCAACTTTTGGGGGAATAAACTTAGAAGATATTAAAGCACCAGAAGCTTTTGAAATTGAAGAGCGTTTAAAGAAGGAATTGAATATTCCGATCATGCACGACGACCAACACGGTACAGCAATTATTTCTTCAGCGGCTTTATTAAATGCTTTAGAACTCTGCGGTAAAAACATAGCAGATATTCAAGTATTAGTTAGTGGAGCTGGAGCAGCAGCAATCTCATGTGCTAAGTTATACATCTCACTTGGAGTTAAGAAAGAAAACATTTTATTATTTGACTCCAAAGGTCCTATAACAACAAAGCGTAAGAATTTAGATCAACAAAAACAATACTTTGCAATAGATACAAGTATCGAAACACTTGAGGAGGCTTTTAAGCAAACTGATGTCTTTTTAGGATTATCCAAAGGAGATATTGTGAATAAAGAAATGATTGCTTCGATGCCTCCAAATCCAATTGTTTTTGCTTTAGCGAATCCAAATCCAGAAATTTCGTATAAAGATGCAACCAGTGTTCGTGAAGATATTATTATGGCTACTGGACGATCGGATAATCCTAACCAGGTGAATAATGTCCTTGGATTCCCTTATATTTTTAGAGGAGCTTTAGATGTTAGAGCTACAGGTATCAATGAAGAGATGAAATTAGCCGCTGTTAGAGCGATTGCCGACCTAGCTAAAGAACCTATTCCTGAAGAGGTTAATGAAGCTTATGACGAAAAGAACCTTTCTTTTGGAAAAGAGCATATTATACCTAAGCCTGTTGACCCTCGTTTAATCTATTGGGTTTCTCCTGCGGTTGCTCAAGCTGCAATGGATTCGGGGATTGCTCAAGCTCCAATAGAGGATATTGAAGCTTACAAAGAAAAATTAATGGTCAGATTAGGGCTCGATAACAAGCTGATTAAAAACATTACTGAACGTGCCAAAAGAAATCCTAAAAAGGTGGTTTTTGCTGAAGCTGATCATTACAAAATTTTAAAAGCTGCTCAAATAGCTAGAGATGAGGGCATAGCTTTACCTGTTTTATTAGGAAAACGAGAGCGTATTGAACAAATGATTGAAGAGTTTGGACTTGAGCTTTCAAATTGTGAAATTATTGACCCAAGAGAAGATGCTGAGTTAGAACGTAGAAATAGATATGCCGATCTTTTGTTTGAACATCGCCAAAGAAGAGGGATGACATTATACGAATGTCGTAAAGCAATGAAAGAAAGAAACTATTTTGGTTCTGCTATGGTCGAAATGGGAGAAGCAGATGCATTAATCTCAGGTTTAACAAGAAATTATCGAGATACTATCCGACCAGCATTGCAAGTCATTGGAGTTGATGAGGGCATCAACAAAATAGCAGGAATGTATATTTTAATGACCAAAAAAGGGCCTTACTTTTTTGCAGATACAACAGTAAACCCTAATCCTACAGCAGAAGAAATAGCAGACATTACATTGTTAACCGCTAAAATAGTAAGACGCTTTAAGGTTCAACCTAGAATAGCTATGCTTTCCTACTCCAACTTTGGCTCTTCGGAGGGAGAAGATTCTATAAAAATGAGAAATGCAACCAAGCTACTTCACGAGCGTCATCCTAACTTGATTGTAGATGGAGAAATACAAGCCAATTTTGCGCTTAATAAAGAGTTAATGAATGATTACTTTTCTTTTTCTCAACTAGCTAATAGAAGTACCAATACATTTATTTTCCCTAATCTATCGGCAGGAAACATTGCCTATAAGATGGTTCAAGAAATGGCCGAGGCCGAGGCAATAGGGCCTATCTTAATGGGAATGAAAAAACCTGTTCACGTACTGCAAATAGGTTCTTCTGTTAGAGAAATATTAAACATGGTTACTGTGGCAGTAGCAGATGTTCAAACTAGAAAATAA